From the Chionomys nivalis chromosome 18, mChiNiv1.1, whole genome shotgun sequence genome, the window TAGGATGGGAggaatggcaccaggatttgaaGTGAGTTAAACCCAGTAGCGAAGAGAAGCTACCTCTGGTTTCTGAGCTGTGGACACCAGGTGCCACACCAGTCTGATCAGCAATGTCTCACTTGCGCCACCTGCTGGGACATACGAAGTTTGTGGAGTGGCTTCGATATTTCTAAGTGGACTCTAAGCCTATAGGTTCCCAAGGCTTTGGAAGCTGCAGAAGGTGCTGGGAGGGAAGAATTGCCTGTTCCCTGTTAAAAAAGGGTTGAAGTTTTTGTTTATATAGATGGGGAATtgtagcctggtctatgtagctgAGTCTGGCTGCTAGCTTGAGGCAGTCCTCTCAGCTTGAGGCAATCCTGAGATTGACAGGCATGTATACCACTCCTAGTAAGTTTTAAGGAGGTGATTTATGCTGTCGGGATGCCTCACCTCTCGGGGCTCAGGAGAGAGGGCAGGCCTTAACACTACCTCCTTTCTCTGACTCCGATCATCCCTGCCTGGCCAGTGATCGACCTGCTGACTGTGGGCGAGTCCCGGCAGACGGTAGCTGTAGCAGAGAAGATCAGGACGGCTTTACTCACTGCCGGGGACATCTACCTCTTGTCCACATTCCGCCTCCCCCCAAAGCAAGGCGGTGTCCTCTTTGGGCTCTACTCTCGGCAAGACAACACCCGGTGGCTCGAGGCCTCTGTTGTGGGCAAGATCAACAAAGGTGACTGACTGGTGGGCACCTCCTTTCCTGACCCAGTGACCCCTTGAGCAGTCTCCTTATCCCCACACCCAGGTGCTTCTTTATTCTCCTTGACTTTTATTAAGGGATACCTGATATGGCAGTGACCAAACAGTTGGGTAAGGTCTGGTATTTATAGGGACGGGTGGCAGGTTGTACATGGGGATGCTCAGAGGGCAGGGAGGAAATACCTGTCCCAGGAGTAGTAGAACCACGTAGAGTTTGGCTAAAGTTCAGTGGGTACAGATGCAGCTGTTGCCTTGGCAGGGGACAGTTCTTTGAGGCATTGAGAACTAGTAAGGTCCTCATCTAAGGTCaatttgaaaaacatttattgTGCATCTGTTACATACAAGGTGTTGAGAGATACACATAACAATTAGGAATTGTCTTAAGAGATGTGGTGTCAGCcaggcgttggtggtgcacgtctttaattccagcactcaggatgcagaggcaggcagaactcagggagttcaaggccagcctggcctacaaacaaagttccaggacagtcagaactacacagagaaaccctgtctcgagggggaaaaagtgtgtgtgtggtatctagctgagcggtggtggtgcacacctttagtaccagcattcaggaggcagaggcaggtggatctctgagtccaaggccagcctggtctacagagtgagatccaaggttacacaaagaaaccctgtctcaaaaaaacaagcaaaaccaggACGGGGGCTAGTGCCTACACTGACATCCACTCCTGGGCAGTCCTGGTGCGGTACCAGCGGGAAGACGGCAAAGTCCACGCAGTGAACCTACAGCAAGCAGGCCTGGCTGATGGGCGGACACACACAGCTCTCCTGCGGCTCCGAGGACCTTCTCGACCCAGCCCCGGCCTGCAGCTCTATGTGGACTGTAAACTGGGCGACCAACATGCTGGCCTTCCAGCCCTGGCCCCAATTCCTCCAGCAGAGGTCAGTGGCCTGGAGATTAGAACTGGACAGAAGGCTTACCTGAGGATGCAGGTGAGAGGGAGTAGCCTCTGGTCTGGGGGAATGGTCTGTAGCACCAGGAGTCGAGCTGCTAGGCCCTCCCTCTGCTTGCTGACCCTAGGGCTTTGTGGAGTCGATGAAGATTATTATAGGTGGCTCCATGGCGCGGGTAGGAGCCCTAAGTGAGTGCCCATTCCAAGGAGACGACTCCATTCACAGTGCAGGTAACAGAGGACTCCCAccctctccacttcctcctgCTCAGTACCCGTCCCTTTAGCGTGCCCGTTTCCGAGGCTCTTGACAGCATAGCTCCAAATCTTTCATCCCTGACTTCATGAAATCATCTAGCAGAACTCTGAGGAGCTCTAGGGGGTGAGGAGGTGCTAGTCTCAAGGTCTCTGTAGTTCCTCTTGGCAGCTGTCACCTCCCAGCGGGCAGCACCTCCAGCCTCACTCTGGTCTCTAACAAGGGTGCTCAGAGGCCCTTACCTAAGCAAACACCCACTTCCCCCAGAGACATCAAAGGGTTCTTCAAGTGGCAGCTTGAGAAAGGGTTTGAAATGGAATGTACTAGGGCCCTGGCCTctcacctggagtcctcctgtactaccatgcctgggATCCAAGATTTGGGTTTTGACTTCTTTGAGGCAGTGCCTAGAGGGCCTTTAGGGCTGTGGTAGTTGAGCAGCGGCTGAGGGAAACTGCCTGTCTGCTGCACAGGAGGCTGGAACTGTAGCACCCCTGCCCTgttcctgccccctcctcccagcagccCCCCTGACTGCTATACTTCTCCTCTAGTGACCAGTGCGCTGCAGTCCATTTTAGGTGAGTCAACCACGAGGAGGTGACCCAGGCGAGGGCAGTCCTGTCACGGGTGGGGTTGAAAGGTGTGGTATGGACTTGGGGACAAGAGCTGGCGTACAGTCCAAAGAGGGCCCAGAGTGACTCCCCACTGCTGAGTCTCTCCATCCTCTGGACCTTGGCAGGAGAACAGACCAAGGCCTTGGTCACCCAGCTCACTCTCTTCAACCAGATCCTGGTGGAGCTTCGAGATGACATCCGAGACCAGGTTTGGGTGGGCCAGCCCAGGAGGCTTCTGAcgctggggtggggtggcgggTGCGGAGGGCTGACTGCTCCTCCTTCGGCAGGTGAAGGAGATGTCCCTCATCCGGAACACCATCATGGAGTGTCAGGTGTGCGGTGAGTGGGCGAGGAGAGGAGGGCTCCAGACGGCACGGCTGTGCTTCCTACTCTGTGACCCTAGAGGGTGGCTCTGACTGTGTCCACCTCCCAGGTTTCCACGAGCAGCGTTCTCACTGCAGCCCCAACCCCTGCTTCAGAGGTGTGGACTGCATGGAAGTGTATGAGCACCCAGGCTACCGCTGTGGGCCCTGCCCGCCTGGCCTACAGGGCAATGGCACCCACTGCGACGACATCAATGAGGTGAGGAATGAAGGCGCCCTCAAGGGTACAAAAAGTTGggtgaagctgggcagtggtggcacacacctttagtccctgcactcaggaggcagaggcgggaggcagaggtggatatctccgtgagttcaaggccagcctggtctacagagcgagttccaggacaggctccaaagctgcacagggaaaccctgtctcaaaaaaaaaaaaaaaatcagaaaaaaaaaaaaaaaagctgtgtgaaAGTTGTGCAGAGCGAAGGAATTTAGGGGAGGTCAGAGACCAGCACAGCCAGGCTGGAGGAAGGGGGCATAAGATAGACGGAAGGTTACACACTGGAGAGCTGGTGAAGAGGCGGAGAAGTTTTAGATGGCCAGCCAGGGGAAAAGGAGCACCGGGAGGTTGGGCTGGGAGCTGCAAAGGGACCGGGGAGCAGCGCTTCTAGGACCACATACAGTTGCCTCACCTTCCCAGGCAATGGCTGACTTCTGCCTTCTCATTTGGTTCCCAGTGTGCTCACTCTGACCCCTGTTTCCCGGGCTCCAGCTGCAtcaacaccatgcctggcttccacTGTGAGGCCTGCCCTCCGGGCTACAAGGGCACCCGAGTGTCTGGTGTGGGCATCGACTATGCTCGGGCCAGTAAACAGGTCAGATTGTGTAGTCTGTGTGGCTTTCTGGAAAATGAGATGAGGCTGTCCCACTCAGCTCTGTGGGTCTAAACTGTACGTTTAGGCCCGCAAAGCCCCATCATTACTGACTTCTGGATCTGTGAGACCCGCCTCTACTCTGCCCTTTTAGGTCTGCAATGACATTGATGAATGTAATGATGGGAACAATGGAGGCTGTGACCCAAATTCCATCTGCACCAACACGGTGGTGAGCTGAATGCCCTGCCCTGCTCAGGACCCCCTCTTCACATTTCTCGTTTCTTCCTCTCCACTTGGGTGCTACTCGAGTGCTCCCATGAGCCTGGCTGAGATGCCCAGGCTCTGCCTGACTAGGTGTGACCTTTGGCAAGTTAGCTAATCTTTTCGAACCTCAGCtttctcatctgaaaaatgggGCTATTGTCTACCTTAAAAGAGAACCTAagggaccgggcggtggtggctcacgcctttaatcccagcacttgggaggcagaggcaggtgaatctctgtgagttcgagaccagcctggtctacatctacaagagctagttccgggacaggctccaaaaccacagagaaaccctgtctcgaaaaaagcaaaaaaaaaaaaaaaaaaaaaaaaaaaaaaaagaacctaaggGAGACAGATGTGCCTGGTGTGGTTCTAGGTGTCTGTCTTATACTCTACAGGGCTCCTGGTGAGTTCAGCTTCCTTCCTAACTCTACTCTTAGGGGTCTTTCAAATGTGGTCCCTGCCGTCTGGGGTTCCTGGGAAACCAGAGCCAGGGCTGCCTCCCAGCAAGGACCTGCCACAGCCCAGCCCACAGCCCCTGCCATGTCCATGCTCACTGTCTCTTTGAACGCAATGGCGCAGTGTCTTGCCAGGTAACCTGGACCTAAGACAGGAGACAAAAAGGGAGGAAAGATGTGTGAGGCCAGTGAAAATATCTAGCGACTGGCCTGAGGGCCTTCATGGGAAAAAGAGGGAAGCCTGTCCCCGGGAACTTACTAATGGGGAGAGCAGAGCCCAGAGCAGAACTGTAGGTCAGGGTACGGGGATGCCAAGCCAAACTGCTAATGCCTACTGTATGTTTTACCCCAGTGTAATGTGGGCTGGGCAGGGAATGGAAACGTGTGTGGGCCTGACACAGACATCGATGGCTATCCGGACCAGGCGCTTCCCTGCATGGATAACAACAAGCACTGCAAGCAGGTGCAGGCCACGGGCTAGCTGGAGGGGGTGGGCAGTGGCACAAGCTGGCTCACACCGAGACTcacccatcctcttcctccctctgaacCTCAGGACAACTGCCTTTTGACACCCAACTCTGGGCAAGAAGACGCTGATAATGATGGTGTTGGGGACCAGTGTGATGACGATGCTGATGGTGATGGCATCAAGAATGTCGAggtacagccgggtggtggtggcgcacacctttaatccagcactcagggaggcagaggcaggaggatatctgtgagttcgaggccagtctggtctacagagtgagttccaggccagccagggctacacagagaaatcctgcctcaacaaaacaaaataaacacacaaaaaaatgtcaGCTGCGcggtagtggcatacacctttagatatggaggctggagagatagctcagtggttaagagcagagaACCCAGGATcagttccagtacccacatggtagctgacaactatctgtaactccagttccacttaggcctccataggcactgcacaAATGCAATGCAATAGACATGTATtcaggccaaacactcatacacagaaaataaaaatgaatattaagaAAGAAGAACTTCGGAGTCAACTTGCAATGGTGGCATGTACCTGTAATCAGCacttaggagatggaggcaggaggatcactgcaaggtGGAAGTCACCTGGGCTACAaaacgagaccctgtctctaaaaaccaaacaagccaGTGATCTGAATTTAAACCCTGGTAGGAAGAGAGAATCTACAGCTACAAGTTACCCTCTGCCTTCCATATAGGCAGAGTGGCActtgtgtgcccacacacacatactaattgAATAAgtacatagaagaaaaaaaagaaaggggtgaAGTGAGACCAAAACAAGAACCaggccaggaatggtggtgcacacctctaatcccagaactcaagagatggaggcaggtgggCACCTGggggttcaaggccaccctggtctacataggtgagttccaggccagcaaggaccacatagtgagaccttgtctcaaaacaagcaaatggccgggcggtggtggcgcacgcctttaatcccagcacttgggaggcagaggcaggcggatctctgtgagttcgagaccagcctggtctacaagagctagttccaggacaggctccaaagccaccgagaaaccctgactcgaaaaagcaaaaaaaaaaaacaagcaaatgacaGAACCACCACCaagaaccaaaaacaacaacaacaaaacctccaATCAAAGACCTCTAAAGTCAAAGGATGCTCTCTGTGCCCCTCAGCGCCTATGCTCTCCCCATAGTGTAGTCTCTCTTGCTGAATCATTATCCTGCCTCTTCTTGGTCCCGGGCGATTAATTCCCCAGGATAGTCCCTATGACATGAAGTGTGGTCTCTAGACAAGATAGACTATATGGAGGTCGGGCGGGTGGGACAGCATGAAGCAGTCTTACATTACAGGGACATTACATTACCATGATCATTGACGAGGACAGGGAGAAAGTAAGTATGGGGGCTTCTGACCCTTCTTCTCCTACCCCCTTGCCCAGGACAATTGCCGACTGTTCCCCAACAAGGACCAGCAGAATTCAGACACAGATTCATTTGGGGATGCCTGTGACAACTGTCCCAATGTTCCCAACAACGACCAGAAGGACACAGATGGCAATGGAGAAGGAGACGCCTGTGACAACGATGTGGATGGGGATGGTGCAGGCCTGGGGCCCAGGGGATGGCTGGGAGAGCCATAGGGATGAGGCAAGGAGGGGGGAAGTCAGTGCAGCTGGGGAAGCAGGCTTAGAGACACCGGCTAGGAACATGAAGTGGCTACAAGTGGTTAGTGTGATGTGAGCCCCACAGAGTGCAAGCAGATTCCTGGCAAAGCTTAGGACTTCTGCCAGCAGAGGAGCACACGACAGCCTTGTCTCTCATATCTACTAGGCATCCCCAATGGACTGGACAACTGCCCTAAAGTACCCAACCCACTGCAGACAGACCGGGATGAAGACGGGGTGGGAGATGCTTGTGACAGCTGCCCTGAAATGAGCAATCCGACCCAGGtacaggggaagggggagggggagggagggcgggGGATTGGTGGGTGAGGCCTGGACCTTTTAGAGGCGAGATCACCCTCTCCAGAGTTATGAGGAGATGGTGAGATCAGACCCCTCTCTCAGACAGATGCAGACAGCGACCTGGTGGGGGATGTCTGTGATACCAATGAAGACAGGTAGGGCTGGGCCAGCAGATCCAAGGTCTCCCAGGGAGTATGTTCCTCTGCTACATTCTCAGCTGCCTCACCATGTAGCCTTAACTCATTAGCCCACTCAGCAGGGAGTCCTGCTCACAATCTGCCCCATATTCCTACTGCTGGATTCTCATCTCATCTGGATGATGGCAAAGGGACCAGGTTGGAGGGCAGGCAGGCCCCAGAAAGGCCCCAGAAGATAAGGAAAAGATGGGACCTACATTTCCAgctggtgtttgttccttttcttctgaGCAGCGATGGAGACGGGCATCAGGACACCAAGGACAATTGTCCCCAGCTGCCAAACAGCTCTCAGCTGGACTCGGACAATGACGGTCTTGGGGATGAGTGTGATGGGGACGATGACAATGATGGTGTCCCAGACTATGTGCCTCCTGGGCCTGACAACTGCCGTCTGGTACCCAATCCTAACCAGAAAGACTCCGACGGTAAAGCTGGGGTCCCAGAGATGGTTGGTGACGTTGATACAGGGAGACCCGAAGGGAGTGAGGGGTGACAGCTGGCGGGGCCTGAGCACTGGCCTCTCTGCCCAGGCAATGGTGTTGGTGACGTGTGTCAGGATGACTTCGACAACGATGCAGTGGTTGACCCCCTGGATGTATGTCCGGAAAGTGCAGAGGTTACCCTCACAGATTTTCGGGCCTATCAGACTGTGGTTCTGGATCCCGAGGGTGATGCTCAGATTGACCCAAACTGGGTGGTGCTCAATCAGGTATGCAGGGCAGTGGGCTGGGCAGGTGCTGGCAGACCAGACCTCCTGTTGGTACCTGGGTGGCATCTGTGTACCCGGAccagggctttttaaaaatttctttctctccttaaCAACCCCAGGGCATGGAAATTGTTCAGACTATGAACAGTGACCCAGGTCTTGCAGTTGGTATGTAAGGGGCACCCAGCTCAGTAATTCCCAAAGGGAAGGCCGCTAGAGAGGGTAGAGAAAGAACCAGATGGGGAGGATGGGCGGGGGCTTACCACAAGACTCTGGCCATACATACAACAGCATCTCTGCCTCCAGTACTCGCCCCACCATGGGCTACCAAGTAGCGTTAGTGCCCCTAACACTtatcccactcccaccccaggatACACGGCTTTTAACGGTGTGGACTTTGAAGGCACTTTCCACGTGAACACGGTCACTGACGATGACTACGCAGGCTTCCTCTTCAGTTACCAGGACAGTGGCCGCTTCTATGTGGTCATGTGGAAACAGACAGAGCAGACATACTGGCAGGCCACGCCTTTCCGAGCCGTGGCCCAGCCAGGACTGCAGCTCAAGGTATTCCAGCTGCCCAATTTCCCCGACCCACTGACTTGGTAAATGCTGTTTCTGCCCAACCTCAAGGGCTGCACTGCCTGATTAGGACCCTTCTTACCCAGACGTCTGGGCTGGGCACCAGCTGTGTGGGGCTCCAGAGAATCCGCTCAGTTCTTGACTCCCTTTCTCACCCTGGTCCTGCGGTTGACACTCTGTCAATAACTTCCAGGCAGTGACATCAGTATCGGGTCCAGGTGAGCACCTCCGAAATGCTCTGTGGCACACAGGCCACACCCCTGATCAGGTACGACTGCTGTGGACTGACCCCCGAAATGTGGGTTGGCGTGACAAGACATCCTATAGATGGCAGCTGCTGCACCGGCCCCAAGTTGGCTACATTCGGTAAGGAGAGGGTCTGAGCCCTAGAGAAGGGGGTAGGGGCAAGACTCAATCTCCTATGCCCTCTAGCTAGCAGGGACTCAGTACTGTGACTTCCCTCCGCTCAGTTTCTTGGTGCCATGGGTAGAGTCCGCACAGTCTCTTCTATTTCTCATTTCAGCACAGAGGAGGTGGTGTTAGGCACACCATTCCTCTGTACCAAATTTTCCCTTGAAATCCAGGGTGTTGGGATAGACGCCTTCCAGTTCTCTGGAGTGTCTAGGCCCCAGGCAGTCTGTAGAAGAGCCCAGCACTTCCAGCCCCTTAAGTGTCCAGAACTTGCTCCAGCAGCATCTGACTTTGGAAAGGGACCATGCTTCCGTTAGAGCAGCCGGAGGCCTGTGGCTTATAGGCCTCTCAGTTTGGCTTCTTGTTTGCGACATTGGTTTCTCCCTCCTATACGTGTCCCTGGTTGGTGAGAATGGcttgagaagggaagggaaaggaatctGCTTAAAAGCTGGACTTCCTGTAGCCAAGAGCCTAGAATCCTGGGGGCTGAGTTGGTTTCTCTTTAAAGTATCTAGAGCGGTGGGGCGCCAGGGCAGAGGATAAAGGGGGGGTGTGGAATAGAGCCTGGGAAGCGGGTGACTTCACCCCCAGCCCTTTGTGCTCATTGTCATAGCAACCCAATCCTTGCTAGGAATGTGCTGGTGCTTTGAGATGCAAAAGTGGCTGGACAAAGAGCTAGGGGCCCAAGGCCTGAGAAAaagccccctccctcccctttccagcCTTCCCTCAGGACTAGTGTGTAcaaggttggggggggggcacagagcCCACTGGCACCTCAGCACCAATGATACCTCTATCCCGGACAGGGTGAAGCTCTATGAGGGTCCCCAGCTAGTGGCGGATTCTGGGGTGATTATTGACACGTCCATGAGAGGGGGGCGTCTTGGTGTATTCTGCTTCTCCCAAGAAAACATCATTTGGTCCAATCTCCAGTATCGCTGCAACGGTGAGGCTCTAGACGGAGGTCAGCTTGACCGTGCTCTGGGAAGCCCTCATCCTCTGACGCAACTTGTTTCCCCTCTTCAGACACAGTGCCTGAGGATTTTGAGCCATTCCGGAGGCAGCTGCTCCAGGGAAGGGTGTAAGGAGGTGCTACCGGATTCAGAATTCCGATTGGAGACCTTTGACCTTGGGCTCTGTTCCGGAGACCCTGGGTCTAACCTACAGCCCCTCAACCTAACGTGGTTCTCTGGCACCCATCAGGGAGCTCAGCCCCAGAGGGGTAATGACCCCACTGTGCAGGGGCTGGGGGAATTTCAAGGGGGTATTGCTCAGGCACTGACCCCAGGGAAGACATCAGCACATTGCCATAAAAGTTACAGTTATTTTCTAAGTCAGTGCAATTACTTATTTTAGGCCTTTTCTAGGACACAAAGGAACCTGAGGGGTAAGAAAGGCGGCTAACTGCAGGCAGAGCTAGGGAAAGCTTGACCGAGTTGGAGTGTGGATGAGAAAAACACCAAATGAAGGACGAGGCTGGAGGACGGCTTTAGTCCTTCCAGCCCCACTTACTCACCGTGGCAGCAGCGACACCTCAGTCTAAGTTCCGCAGGGATCGGAAGCCCAGGGCCGGGGCTGCCCCGCTCTGGGTGAGGGGGCGCCGGGGGGGCCGAGGGGGCCGGAGGCCGGGACGAGTGCAATATTGGCGGGGGAGAGAACAACACTGCACCACGTCCCGTCCCTCCCGCCCGCCCGGGGCCCCGGAATCCCGCTCCTTACCACGTGGGCCTTTGGAGCCCAGGGACTGGGGGCGCTCTGGGGAGTTGGGGTCACCTTAGAGGTACACCAGAGCCTGGGCGCCCGGAAGGGTAAAGGGGAGGACGAAAGGGAAAGGGTGAGGAGAGAAGGGGTTCCCCCGGTGCTCGGGAAGGCCACTTTCCGACGCTGAAGCAGTGCGCGCGCTTGCTCTTTAAATACTGAGACGGAGAGGCGCGGAGCTATTGCCATGGTGACCGGTATCCCAGCAACCGAATTGAATGCTTGTTGCCTGGCAATTCTAGGAGTTGGGGTTTGGGGCCGCCTACCCAAATACTTGTGGGCGCGCTGACGTAGGGCATCCCCACGCTGCCTGGAGCCGGCCTCACAAAATCGCTCAGAGGCACGACAAACGGCAGGAGCGTGGGTCCCATGCCTCCCTTCATGCACCTCCGAAATGCTTTCTAAAGTATTAGCTTCCGTTTTATATTCGTTGGGACTAAGAATTGTTTGCCTACTACAGTTGTAACTGCTCCTGTTGGTTTACACTGCAACCTACACCTGCAGGATCTGACCTGGTACCCTCAGTTCGCATGCTGCTGTGAACCGAAAGCCCTCCCTGTCCCCAACtatttctgaccttcagaataCCTCTCCTCCCTAAATACACACACGAGTTTGCCCTGCACCATGTGCCTGTCCGTCCCAAATACCGTTCCTCTCCCAAATACAACTCTGAGCTCCCAAATTCCATGGTTGCCCCATCTACTCGCTGCCTGGATGCCCGCAAACAACCTGTCCCACTCCCACATTCTGATGTCATCACACAACTTGATGCCCCCTTCCACATACCTTGGGACCCCATCCACTTAGCATCATTTCCCCCAGACATAAACCCCAGAAGTCTGAGTATCCAAAGTACTGATCCTTGCTCCTCCACCTCACTGTGCAATCCTTCCGATCTGTCCTAGGCATTGATCCTTTTCGTTAAGGCCCATCAACGTCCCTAAGATCTGTCTCTACTTGGGCTGTGCTATGTCTAGCCTTCTCACTTGGCTGGTGCGGGTCGGCCGCGCCATGGTCCCCGCTGACCACTAGAGGGCAGGCGTTCCCGACCAGAAGGACCGGCCCGCCTGTCACTCAAGGTGGAG encodes:
- the Thbs3 gene encoding thrombospondin-3 isoform X2; translation: MEKPELWGALALLLFCSYSCSSQDLQVIDLLTVGESRQTVAVAEKIRTALLTAGDIYLLSTFRLPPKQGGVLFGLYSRQDNTRWLEASVVGKINKVLVRYQREDGKVHAVNLQQAGLADGRTHTALLRLRGPSRPSPGLQLYVDCKLGDQHAGLPALAPIPPAEVSGLEIRTGQKAYLRMQGFVESMKIIIGGSMARVGALSECPFQGDDSIHSAVTSALQSILGEGDVPHPEHHHGVSGFHEQRSHCSPNPCFRGVDCMEVYEHPGYRCGPCPPGLQGNGTHCDDINECAHSDPCFPGSSCINTMPGFHCEACPPGYKGTRVSGVGIDYARASKQVCNDIDECNDGNNGGCDPNSICTNTVGSFKCGPCRLGFLGNQSQGCLPARTCHSPAHSPCHVHAHCLFERNGAVSCQCNVGWAGNGNVCGPDTDIDGYPDQALPCMDNNKHCKQDNCLLTPNSGQEDADNDGVGDQCDDDADGDGIKNVEDNCRLFPNKDQQNSDTDSFGDACDNCPNVPNNDQKDTDGNGEGDACDNDVDGDGIPNGLDNCPKVPNPLQTDRDEDGVGDACDSCPEMSNPTQTDADSDLVGDVCDTNEDSDGDGHQDTKDNCPQLPNSSQLDSDNDGLGDECDGDDDNDGVPDYVPPGPDNCRLVPNPNQKDSDGNGVGDVCQDDFDNDAVVDPLDVCPESAEVTLTDFRAYQTVVLDPEGDAQIDPNWVVLNQGMEIVQTMNSDPGLAVGYTAFNGVDFEGTFHVNTVTDDDYAGFLFSYQDSGRFYVVMWKQTEQTYWQATPFRAVAQPGLQLKAVTSVSGPGEHLRNALWHTGHTPDQVRLLWTDPRNVGWRDKTSYRWQLLHRPQVGYIRVKLYEGPQLVADSGVIIDTSMRGGRLGVFCFSQENIIWSNLQYRCNDTVPEDFEPFRRQLLQGRV
- the Thbs3 gene encoding thrombospondin-3 isoform X1 — translated: MEKPELWGALALLLFCSYSCSSQDLQVIDLLTVGESRQTVAVAEKIRTALLTAGDIYLLSTFRLPPKQGGVLFGLYSRQDNTRWLEASVVGKINKVLVRYQREDGKVHAVNLQQAGLADGRTHTALLRLRGPSRPSPGLQLYVDCKLGDQHAGLPALAPIPPAEVSGLEIRTGQKAYLRMQGFVESMKIIIGGSMARVGALSECPFQGDDSIHSAVTSALQSILGEQTKALVTQLTLFNQILVELRDDIRDQVKEMSLIRNTIMECQVCGFHEQRSHCSPNPCFRGVDCMEVYEHPGYRCGPCPPGLQGNGTHCDDINECAHSDPCFPGSSCINTMPGFHCEACPPGYKGTRVSGVGIDYARASKQVCNDIDECNDGNNGGCDPNSICTNTVGSFKCGPCRLGFLGNQSQGCLPARTCHSPAHSPCHVHAHCLFERNGAVSCQCNVGWAGNGNVCGPDTDIDGYPDQALPCMDNNKHCKQDNCLLTPNSGQEDADNDGVGDQCDDDADGDGIKNVEDNCRLFPNKDQQNSDTDSFGDACDNCPNVPNNDQKDTDGNGEGDACDNDVDGDGIPNGLDNCPKVPNPLQTDRDEDGVGDACDSCPEMSNPTQTDADSDLVGDVCDTNEDSDGDGHQDTKDNCPQLPNSSQLDSDNDGLGDECDGDDDNDGVPDYVPPGPDNCRLVPNPNQKDSDGNGVGDVCQDDFDNDAVVDPLDVCPESAEVTLTDFRAYQTVVLDPEGDAQIDPNWVVLNQGMEIVQTMNSDPGLAVGYTAFNGVDFEGTFHVNTVTDDDYAGFLFSYQDSGRFYVVMWKQTEQTYWQATPFRAVAQPGLQLKAVTSVSGPGEHLRNALWHTGHTPDQVRLLWTDPRNVGWRDKTSYRWQLLHRPQVGYIRVKLYEGPQLVADSGVIIDTSMRGGRLGVFCFSQENIIWSNLQYRCNDTVPEDFEPFRRQLLQGRV